The DNA segment gacactggggcacatttacttacccggcccattcacgatccagcggcgcgttctctgaacaggattcgggtccggacgggatttatgaaggtagttcctccgccgtccacgaggtgacgctgctgcgcttaaAATCATCtgcacgcgccggaatacaccagctcggaccaggtgaaggtaagcgcttcccaagcgacacattttcggttattaaatgcggcggtttttccgaatacgttgggttttcgttcggccacgccccccgatttccgtcgcgtgcatgccagcgctgatgcgccacaatacgatcgcgtgcgccaaaatcccggggcaattcagcgcaatcggcgcaaattggaaatattcgggtaacacgtcgggaaaacgcgaatcgggcccttagtaaatgacccccaatgactttatgggggcatttatcagccCAAATCCTACTGATTTATCAGGTGGACGGCTGCATtgacaattttatgccaggcccAGGTTAGAGCGAGTGGATAGGGCAGGAAGGCCCAATGCTCCACCACCAGTCGCGCCTCCATTGTGCCCTTCCACACCCACTTGGTATGGAGGTGGCGTAAAGGGAAAAACTATCCCAATTCCTGGCGGTTCACTAGTAATTGAGATAATTTCATaaaacaagccctgataaagTTGCCCCCAAACTACTTTTTAAAGGGGATTTTCTAccccattttattttttaaaaactgtttgaAAAAGTGTTCACCTTCCGCTCCCATGTTGATAACTGGCCCCTACTTATCCATTTTCACCCGGCTCCAGTGATGATTTGCAGATATTCCTGGGGACCTTATGGCGCTAACAACTCACACATCACTGAAGCCTGGAAAACATAGGCCGACAGAGGGCCAGACTTGGCTCCGACCTGCTGAGGACACTCCAACCCATAATAGCTGTAGATTGGAAGGATATAACTACATCACCAGCACGCGGATATCCCACTTACCTGTAAGACCTTTCCTTGCGGTGATTCTTCAAAAGATAACAGCTGCTGGTATAAAGGCTCCAGCGTTTTTCTTGCtacttttgttttctttttggctATGCAGACTCCATTTTCCATGAGATACACCTTAACGTACGGTGCTGGAAGGGGAGGGAGAGATAGACGTAGCGTTAGGACCAGGTATGTCATACAATGGATGTTACCATCTATCAGGATGAATAACAACATTATTATAACGTGTCCTTTCCAGTGAAGCCGCAAGCATTCAGGATATGGCGGGGGGCTCCGGGGAGAAATCTGGAGATTATCCCCACAACAAATAACTAAGTCAATTCATTACGGAGCATTAGGAATGTTTGCGATCCGCCGGGGGCGATGATTGTCTGTGTTCTGCTGCTGTCAATCAGGTGTTTTATTCTGGATTATTGGTCATTACTAAGATTGTCCTGCTAATCTACTAGACCctgtgtacttaaaggggttgtgcactttccacaaataaaagttattgtttattattgatgaaaatttcccaatatactctctgtatcaatttctcacgattttctagatctctgcttgctgtcaatcaacaggaagcttcattgtttaattcctgtggataaacaacggtccctggtcatgagatgtcataCTGATACACagttggttatatccctggtcatgtgatgtcccacaggtgcacagttggttatatccctggttatatgaggtcacacaggtgcacagttggttatatccctggttatatgaggtcacacaggtgcacagttggttatatccctggttatatgaggtcacacaggtgcacagttggttatatccctggttatatgatgtcacacaggtgcacagttggttatatccctggttatatgatgtcacacaggtgcacagttggttatatccctggttatatgatgtcacataggtgcacactttgttatatccctggttatgtgaggtcacacaggtgcacacttcgttatatccctggtcatgtgatgtcacacggggacacaactgattactctctgtgatataaccagccatgcacctgtgtgacatcacatgaccagggaccgtttTCAATCCACatagaagcttcttatagaatgacaATAAGCAGAtaactagaaaactgtgaggaattgatacaaaacgtataaagaaaaaaaggaaatttgaACTCGCAtgacactcgcaacgcaagctgccgggaacgcaccaCCGGTGCAgcatgcgttcccggcagcatgcgttgcgagtgtgatgcgagttcatcacatcacactcgcaagtgtggaacgggccttagaagGGACATTATATGACCTATATCCATAGGATACTTCAGGAATGGATTATAGAAGGGATCCTGTGAAGCTCTTATTTGGGAATTAATATCAACTACCTGGTTTCCCCACAGATACATCAGCCAGTGACCAGGAGCAGAGGGCTCAGTACCCCATATAGTGGCCAGGCCCGGTTACTGCATTCACATGCTTCTACAGCGGGAGCCCAAAAACGTGCCCCTGCTCTGTCTGCTCAGAGCTGGACCACAGGTGCTGAGGCTCCCATGACCACTGTGAtaatcactggcctcatcagtTCTTTCTTATGTAACCGCTGAGACCAGTGTTTGGCCGCTGCACTTCCAGTCTAGCTGGTATATTGCTGCCAATAAATTAGAATAATAACTCATCTGTAGACACAAATTTATAGGGGATGTCAGATTATACTGTGTATTAATCTGAAATGAATCATTCCTGATGGTATCACCTGGCAGTGTCTTTGATCCTGGTTTTACCACGAGACCCCGAGCTCTTATCACCTCCACCTCTAGCTGCCCCTTCTTGTCCATCATCCCAACCTGGATGTCACCTAGAAGATAGACACAAGAATTTTCAGGTTATTTCATATTAATCCAAAAGTGTCAAAGGGGTTCAGGGGGGATATTAACTCAGTTTTATATATTCTCTATTGATCTACTTTATAGGACTGTAAGTGGGATCCTAGGAGAATAGAGGTGACCTACCCATAGAAGGAGTGGCTAACGTCTGTCTTCCAACTAATTGTGCAGGACCAAGTCCATCCAGGAAGTCGCTGAACTGACTGTCAGACCCCAACCGGACCCCGGGAAATATTAGGCTGCGGAGAAGACAAAGGTCATTGTTACAGTAACAGATGATGCAGAGTGGAGATGAATGTGTAAGTTTGGAGTGTAGGTGGTTAGGAGGTAAGTGTCCAGTTACATTGACTACAAGTTTCCAAGCTCTGGATCTGGACTATGCCGATGTTGGAGCTGGGAGCCTATTACACCATTCACATCTCATTGCTCGCCTACATATACTCAATATATGTCCCGGATACAAGGATAAGCAATACATCCCGCTACTTGGTGTCCAGTGAATCACTCCAGTGATTCTCTCCCATCATGATCACCCAAAAAATTCCATGTTCCAAAATGCAATACTATATAACTGGACAAAAACAGCACCATATGGCGGTAACTAACGCCCCTTCAGTTCTGTATTATGCTGCAGCACCATATGGCAGTACATAACACCCCATCAGTTCTGTATTATGCTGCAGCACCATATGGTGGTACATAATGTCCCATCACTTCTGTATTATGCTGCAGCACCATATGGCGGTTCATAATGTCCCTTCAGTTTTGTACTATGCTGCAGCACCATATGGCGGTTCATAATGTCCCTTCAGTTCTGTACTATGCTGCAGCACCACATGGTGGTACATAACATCCCATCAGTTCTGTATTATGCTGCAGCACCATATGGCGGTACATAACGTCCCTTCAATTCTGTATTATGGAGTTGTACAGTGATAAGGGGTCGGGGCGTGTGTCTTGGACCCTATAAGGGTTACAGGGTGGGCTGCCACTTACTTCCCCTCCGAGCTGTAGCTGTTCATACTCCCATCATTAGACTCGCGACTCGCTTGTCTGGTCATCCAGTTCCTCATCTCCACCGCCAGGCCCGTCTCCGTACTCCTCTGGATCGTGCTTTTCAACTTCTTGCCTCCAACTTCTGCCGAAGAGAAGACAAAAAAACTTGTTGagactgcttaaagggaacctgtcaccagattttaccccattacactactacccccctcaggtagggggtgaaatgtcctttctagaattccttcttttattttaaaatctCACCGTTTAAAAAAATCCCTTCCTAAGTCAAGTGAAATTGAGCGGAAAAGTCATAttatctgagatgagtcaagtgtaGAGGCTGCAAGTTAGGTATCACATAAAacgcccctatctttggttctgtagttcctagaaacatgctttaaatttaagaatctcttctttaagaacaaaccacAGCCTGGTGGTTCTATGatctatacatttaaaaaatcagAAATATGAAACAGATAAATATTTTTCAGTCCTTTCACACCCAAGTTCTACAGTGTTACCCACTTCATTTAATAAAGTCACCCATCTTTCCTAGATTCCTGAACATCcaactattaaaggaaatctaccatttgttttcatgtattgtgaaccaaacataccttgagaatgctgtagatacactgatgcagaaacatatcttgtttaatccctggctaaaataacaattataaaattatgataatgaggctctgtcacccctgTGATTGCCCCAGCTCTTCTCCTCACccgaattatgcactgctccagagaacctgtaatcactgtgttgtcactgacagacagaagtaatcaatcgctgcaccaccccagctgctgtgtatgagtcatccagctcaggttgataagtcctgtctggaGAGATCAGGAAGCTCATTGTAATGTTTTCATGAatggcagccagcatgcaacccagcttccccaaggtcctgaattttataattgttttttgagcaaaaccatttgggtcagggattaaacaagatatgtttctgcattagtgtcgctacagcattctgaagTTATGTTTGGCTCACAATACATAaagacaaatggtagatttcctttaactaaacTAGTTTTGCCATTCATAAAACGGGAATATTTGGGTAACTGCCTCCATGTGAGCATTAATAATCACTACATGGGTTGTCACCCATCTTTCCCAGATACAGAAATCACTTGTATATTGTGTAATAAGATACAGTCAGGGGGGCGCTGGTTAATTTTGACAGCTGAGGACCTTATTATACAGGATGCTACGACCTGCGGCTGTGTATATGAGCGGCACGTGTTCCTCCACCGCAGGGTCTCGTCTAGCTCAGCGCGCGTTTTGATTGATTCTGGTTCCTTCATTAAAGTTGTAAGAGGCGTAATTGACTATTTCTCTATTTAGACGTCTGAGTGCCGCACGCCGACTCCTCCGAGAACGGGAATTACAcgcaattaaatacattttttaaccgGGACATGTGTGTCGTAAGGTTTTCATCCATTAGTGTCATATTCTCTTGTGTCACATCCATAGCCGAGAGTGTGCACGCACTGTACGCTATATATGGAGATACACTAACTTTCAATGTAACCGAGCTGTCCAAAATAACTAAATTGTGCAATTCCTCTGTAATTCCttctggaaatgtatgaataacTGAGTCCTACCATCCTTACTGACAAATGGGCGTGTCTGTCACAGGCAGCAATGATTGGTTAGTGTCGGAGACAGGACCCAGGGCTGGTAATACACAGTTTAGAAATGATTTatacatttctaggaggaatagCAGAGGGACTATGATgcagaagtataaaaaaaagataCTGCGGCATTgttatattataggggtatatAATAAGTTACTAGAGGTGACGATCTCCTTTGAATTAGATGGGTGCTTTTTaaaagaaacagcgccacccttgtccATGGGTCGTGTTTGGTACTGCACGTAAACACATTTGTTTTAATACAAGAATGCTAAATAGTACATGGGCTCTAAGAAaagattttaaattaaaaatctatTCTTAAAAATTCTGTAAATGCAGCAATAATGTACAAGTAGAATACAAAGTAAACC comes from the Engystomops pustulosus chromosome 5, aEngPut4.maternal, whole genome shotgun sequence genome and includes:
- the RIMS2 gene encoding regulating synaptic membrane exocytosis protein 2 isoform X49 — encoded protein: MGREQRQRERSAAARIQRSHSRSSLSASFEALAGYFPCMNSLEEDEEVGGKKLKSTIQRSTETGLAVEMRNWMTRQASRESNDGSMNSYSSEGNLIFPGVRLGSDSQFSDFLDGLGPAQLVGRQTLATPSMGDIQVGMMDKKGQLEVEVIRARGLVVKPGSKTLPAPYVKVYLMENGVCIAKKKTKVARKTLEPLYQQLLSFEESPQGKVLQIIVWGDYGRMDHKSFMGVAQILLDELDLSNMVIGWFKLFPPSSLVDPTLAPLTRRASQSSLESSTGPSYARS